In Etheostoma cragini isolate CJK2018 chromosome 9, CSU_Ecrag_1.0, whole genome shotgun sequence, the following are encoded in one genomic region:
- the chst14 gene encoding carbohydrate sulfotransferase 14, translating to MQAMLPRRHDYGMKGTGGPRNGSVINFRTTVNSGSVRRSSAVLPSVLTFLVIVASGGLLLMIEKGMLNTMETPPPRGSGKRLDFIRQIGEHSPSAVDVDSQILQEIRNRTIRTLCSQKNMPHGIWSLSPLQRKTLLQHILVNDQYHFLYCYVPKVACSNWKRVLKVLNGALESVNVNIKMDHRSDLLFLTSFKPEEIRHRLKHYFKFMFVREPMERLLSAYRNKFGEIESYQKKYGVEIVKRYRKGRAKDASVTGDDVTFAEFVHYLLDEDVERMNEHWMPVYNLCQPCAVSYDFIGSYEHLESDSEFVLQQIGAPPHVRFPERQTWYKPVTTETLHYYLCTLPQKLLRELLPKYILDFSLYAYPLPNTTTEHCRH from the exons ATGCAAGCTATGCTTCCTCGGAGGCACGACTACGGGATGAAAGGGACCGGAGGACCGCGCAACGGCTCGGTCATTAACTTTAGGACCACGGTGAACTCGGGCTCCGTCCGCCGCAGCTCCGCCGTGCTGCCCTCGGTGCTAACATTCCTGGTGATCGTAGCATCCGGAGGCCTGCTACTCATGATAGAGAAAGGAATGCTGAACACCATGGAGACGCCTCCACCCAGGGGTAGCGGCAAGCGGCTGGACTTCATTCGGCAGATTGGGGAGCACAGCCCGTCTGCTGTGGACGTGGACTCCCAG ATCCTCCAGGAGATCCGTAACCGGACCATCAGGACACTGTGCAGCCAGAAGAACATGCCCCACGGCATTTGGTCCCTGAGCCCCCTGCAGAGGAAGACGCTGCTGCAGCACATCCTGGTGAATGATCAGTACCACTTCCTCTACTGCTACGTCCCCAAGGTGGCCTGCTCCAACTGGAAGAGGGTTCTGAAGGTTCTGAACGGAGCTCTGGAAAGCGTTAATGTCAACATCAAGATGGACCACCGCAGCGACCTGCTGTTTTTGACCTCTTTTAAACCCGAGGAGATCCGCCACCGCCTCAAGCACTACTTCAAGTTCATGTTTGTGCGGGAGCCGATGGAGCGCTTGCTTTCTGCATACAGAAACAAGTTTGGAGAGATAGAGTCCTATCAGAAAAAGTACGGTGTGGAGATCGTAAAGCGGTATAGAAAAGGCCGCGCCAAGGACGCATCTGTAACAGGAGATGATGTGACCTTTGCAGAGTTTGTCCATTACTTATTGGACGAGGATGTGGAGCGTATGAATGAGCACTGGATGCCGGTGTACAACTTGTGCCAACCCTGTGCTGTGTCCTATGACTTCATCGGCTCCTATGAGCATCTTGAAAGTGATTCAGAGTTTGTGCTCCAGCAGATTGGAGCGCCTCCTCATGTTCGCTTTCCAGAAAGGCAAACGTGGTACAAGCCAGTCACCACGGAGACATTGCACTATTACCTGTGCACCTTACCACAGAAGCTACTGAGGGAACTCCTGCCAAAGTACATTTTAGACTTCTCCCTCTATGCTTATCCTCTCCCCAACACAACCACTGAACACTGCCGGCATTAA